Below is a window of Aeromonas veronii DNA.
CTGGATGCGGGCACCCTGACCCCCATCGTCAAGCGGCTGGAGAGCAAGGGCTGGTTGACCCGTACCGTCTCCAGCGAGGATGAGCGGCAAAAATGCATCGGCCTGACCGAGGCAGGGCGTCAGCTGCAGCAGGAGGTCAAGGAGTGTTGTCTGGCGGACAACTTGCGCAATCAGGTGGATCTGGCCGATGCTGAACTGGCCCAGCTCAAGCAGCTCTGCGATCGCATCTCGGCGCAGCTGGGGCGCTGAGTGCGGCCCATCCACCAGGCTGAGGATCCACCCCATGAAACTCCTGTTGCCCTTGTTTGTCCTGTTGCTGACCGCCTGCAGTTCCGGCTCCCATGCCCCCTCGATGGCCATCGATGATGCCGATGCCTGGCAGGCCATTTGTAAAGATGGCACCCGGGTGCGCGCCGTGGTGGCCGAGGGGCTCTGCCAGGATCATCGCGGGGTAGCAATGTGGACGAATAAACCAAGAGCTGAACGGATAGCAGAAGAAGCCGCCAAATAGTGTTATTCAAACGTCATAAAGTGACACAGCAGGCCGACTGGCCGGTTTTTTTTCGCGATCCCGTCGGCACTTTGCCATCTTGTTCATAGTGCGCTCAGTTTTTTCTTCTCATACTGGCCCTGCAGTTCCAAAAGAGGAGAGAAGAGATGCAATCATCGTTGGTTGGGCTCTCCATTCTGTGGGGGCTAGCCAGTTTTGGTGTACAGGGGGATTTCATCGAGAGCCGTGATTCCATTGCGCCATCCTGGCTAGCCGAGTCCAGAGTGGAGATGGAAGGTTATCTGATTGAATCGCTGGGTGAAGATCGCTGGCTGTTCGATAACGGCAGCGAGAGCCTGCTGGTCTCCCTGCCCGAGGGGCAGTGGGTGCCGACCGGCGAGCGGCTGCGGGTCAGCGGTGAACCGCAGCAAGAACAGGCGGGCTGGCTGCTGCAGGTGGAAGACATCAGCCAGGTCAGCGTCTGACCACGGCTGTTGCCATCCCCCATCACCGCGACAGGTAATCCAGACCGGATAACCACTACCGGATAATAAATACCGCATCACAGAAAGAGGAGGCCACTGGCCTCCTCTTTCTGTTTATATGAGTGGTTTGCGCAGCCTCACCCCAGATGGTTAAGCGGCAGCGCAGTCTTGTGCTTGATGCGGCGCAGCACGAAGCTGGAGCGTACCCCGGTCACCCCCGGAATATGAGTCAGCTTGTCCAGCAGGAAGTGCTGGTAGTGCTCCATGTCGCGCACCACCACCTTAAGCTGGTAATCGGCATCGTTGCCGGTGATGAGGTCACACTCCAGCACTTCCGGCAGCTCGCTGATGGCACGGTCGAAGTTTTCGAACCGCTCCGGCGTGTGTCGGTCCATGGAGATGTGAATGTAGGCGGTGAGAGTGAGACCAAGCTGGCGGGCGTTGAGCAAGGTAACGTGGGTGTCGATGAGACCGGCATCCTCCAGCGCCTTGACCCGGCGGGAGCAGGGGGACGGCGAGAGCCCGACCAGCTCGGCCAGCTCCAGATTGCTGATGCGACCATTCTCCTGCATCAGTTCGAGAATATGTCTGTCTATGCGATCAAGTTTCAGCATTTACCCTTCCTCGTTGCAATGACTAATCCACTTTTCCTAGATTAAGGGTGAACTATTGCAAAAACAACCGAAATAAGTGGTTACTTTGCAACCACTCACCGGCACAGGAGGGATACTATGGTTACATCTTCCGGTGGCAAAGCAGATACCTGACCGGGTCTCTGCGGTGAAGGACCTTACCGGGTCAAGAGCCCCATCAGCCGTCTTACCTTATCGGGAAATGACGGGCTGGAACGAGAGAACCCCCTCCCCGAAGGCAACAAAGCAGGCATCCCGGCGCCTGCTTTGTTGTTTTTGGGCGTTTGGCGCAATCAGAGCGCGGGCGGCGTGATGCGATAGAGGCAGCGATGTGCCCCTCCAGCAGCTTCTGAGCCACGAAGGGATCACAGTTCGGCGCTCCGACCGCGGGCAAGACTTGCATCGGGGCGCCGGGTCTGGGACGGTAAAGCTCTTTGCGGATTTGTTCGATGCTGGAGGAGCTATGAGTGAGTACAAGGCCATCGCGCTCGATATGGATGGTACCCTGCTGACCCGGGATCACCAGATCTCGTCGGCCACCCGGGCAGCCCTGGCGCAGGCCCGCGCCCACGGCATCAAGGTGCTGCTGGTCACGGGGCGCCACTACATGACAGCGCGTCCCTTCCACCACGAGCTGGCCCTCGATACCCCCCTCATCTGCAGCAACGGCGCCTATCTCTATGATCCGGTGCAGAACCGGATCCTCAGCGGTGATCCGCTGGCTGTCGCTCCGCTCAGCGAGCTGCTGGCCGCGGTCGAGGCGCAGCAGATGGGGGCCCTGTTCCACCTGAGCGAGGGGATCGGCTACATCGGCTGCGAGGAGCATGTCACCCGCATCCGCCATTGGTCGGCCAATCAGCCAGCGCATCTCAAGATTGCGATCTACCCGGTCGAGGAGCTGACTGGCTGGCTCGACAACCCGGTCTGGAAGCTGGAGTTGTTCAATCAGGATCCGGCGCGCCTGCACGCCTTTATGGGCGAGGTGGTCGAGCAGATGCCCTTTACCCGCGACTGGGCGGCCCCTTATGCGGTAGAGCTGGTGCAGCCCGGCTGCAGCAAGGGCAACCGACTGGCCCAGTGGGCGGCCAGCGAAGGGATTGCCATGGAGCAGGTGGTGGCGTTTGGTGACAACAATAACGACATCAGCATGTTCGAACAGGTGGGGCTGGCGGTAGCGATGGGCAATGCGGCACCGCAGATCCAGAGTCATGCCGACAAGGTCACCGCCGACCACAACGAAGATGGCATCGCACTGGCGTTGCAGCGCTGGGTACTGCCCTGATCTGACAAGATGCAACATGGCCAGCGCGCTGGCTGGCCATGGAGGGACTTAACCGCCGAAGGAGAACTGGATTACCCGATCCGGGTAACGCAGACGGTTGTATTCGTAGCGCAGGGATTCGTAGTGGCGAATGGCGCGGTTGCGCTTGGCGCGGTAGTAGTCGCGCTGTTCCGTGTTGGTTTCGTTGCGGATGCTGCGTTCAAGCGCATCGATATCCCGCTCGGTACGCTCCAGCTCGTCGCCGATCTCCTGCAGGCGGGCGGCCAGCTTGTACTCTTCATAGCCGCGCTGGTACTGCTTGAGGAAGCTGGCATCATTGGGGCATACTCCCAGATAGTCCTTCCCCTCCTTGCCCTTGCTGTAGGCCAGCTCGGGGATGCAGTAGAGCTCCAGCCCCTTGTCGTAACCCCGTTTCCACTCGGCCTCGTCCACCTTGAGGCCATACTCGCTGCAAGACGACACGTAGTCGCGGGTCGCCTGACGGGGTTTGCCCTCCGATCCATCCTGATAACCCAGGTTGTACCAGCTCATGGTGCGGCACTCATCTTCTGACAGGGCACTGCATCCCGCCAGCAATACCGGCAGGGTCAGCAACAGGATTTTGGGGGACATGAACAGACTCCGGAAAATACAGTGACCGTCATTCTAGAGAGGATAAAAGGCCTTCACAAGGGATGCGATCCCCGCGCGGCATGGCGCTGCCTTTTGGCATCTTTATCACTATCTGAGACCGAGCCAGACGGGGCGACCAACCCGCTTTCCTTGTTATCAGGCGCAAGGTAAACTGCGCCATCTTTTAACTGGCGCGCAACAAAAACAATGAAAGTCCTGACCGTCGATTACCGCTCACCCGATGCGGCCCAACGCTTCACCGAATCCCTGCGAACCACCGGCTTTGGCGTGCTGACCCACCACCCCATCCCGAAAGAGCTGGTGCAATCCATCTACGACAACTGGTATCGCTTCTTCATGAGCGAGCAGAAGCTGGATTTCCTGTTCAACCGCAAGACTCAAGATGGCTACTTCCCGCAGTCGGTGTCCGAGGTGGCCAAGGGCCATAGCCAGAAAGACATCAAGGAGTACTTCCACCTCTACCCCTGGGGCCAGATGCCAGAAGAGCTAAAAGAGCAGGCGATGGAGTACTACCACCTGGCCAACGGTCTGGCCGCCGAGCTGCTGGGCTGGGTCGAGCAGTACACCCCTAGCGACATCTCAGCCCACTACAGCTGCCCCCTCTCCTCAATGATCGAAGAGAGCCAGAAGACCCTGCTGCGGGTGCTGCACTACCCGCCGTTCAACGGCACCGAGGAGCCGGGCGCCATCCGTGCCGCCGCCCACGAAGACATCAACCTGCTCACCATTCTGCCCGCCGCCAACGAGCCGGGGCTGCAGGTGAAGGGTTCCGATGGCGAGTGGATGGACGTGCCGTGCGACTTTGGCACCCTCATCATCAATATCGGCGACATGCTGCAGGAAGCCTCTCGCGGCTACTACCCCTCCACCACCCACCGCGTCATCAACCCGACCGGTGGCAGTGCCAGCAAGTCACGTATCTCCCTGCCGCTGTTCCTCCATCCGCGCCCGGATGTGGTGCTCTCCGAGCGTCATACCGCCCACAGCTACCTGATGGAACGGCTGCGGGAGCTCGGGGTGATCTAGTCCGCCGACGAGCAGTTGTCAGAGACCAAACCGGAGCAATCTCGCTCCGGTTTTTATTTGGTGGCAGGATTGGGCAAAAAACAGAATTAAATTAGCCAATCATGCCAATAAATCGCATTTACACCTGATAACCGTCGTAGTGATTGCGCCGTGACCTCCGTAACATGAGCGCCATTCTGCCCCTGCCCAGGGGCGCTCGATTGGAGTTCTTATGAAGCAGTCCCAATGGTCATCCCGACTCGGCTACATCCTCGCCGCAGCGGGTTCCGCGGTCGGTATCGGCGCAATCTGGAAATTCCCCTACGTCACCGCCGTCAACGGCGGCGGCGCCTTCCTGCTGGTCTTTCTGCTGTTCAGCTTCACCCTGGGGGTTGCGGTACTGATGGGGGAAACCCTGCTCGGCAGCATGAGTCGCCGCGGGGTAGTCGGTGCCTTCTCCGATCTGCTCGGCAAACAGTGGCGATGGGTTGGGGTCATGGGGGTGATCTCTACCCTGCTCATCTACTGCTTCTACAGCGTGGTGGGCGGCTGGACCCTGGGTTATACCGGTATGGCTATCTCCGGTCAGCTCAATCATGGGGATGCGGCCGCCCTCACCGCCCGCTTCAATGACTATGTCAGCGGCGACGTCTGGCCCATTCTCACCCATCTGCTGTTTGCCGCCCTCACCTGGATGGTGGTGCAAGGAGGCATTCAGAAAGGGGTGGAGCGCACCCTGCGCTGGATGATGCCGGCCCTGTTCCTGATGATCCTGATGCTGGTCGCCTTTGGCCTCACACTGCCCAATGCGATGGAGGGGGTGCGTCACTTCCTGATGCCCGACTTCAGCAAGCTGGGGATGTCCGGCGTGCTCGATGCCATGGGACTGGCCTTCTTCTCCCTCTCCATCGGTCTGGGCATCCACACCACCTACGGCGCCTATCTGCCGACCAGCGAAGGGGTTGGTCGCTCCAGCCTCTGGGTGGTGCTGCTGGCCAGCATGGTGGCAGTGCTGGCGGGTTTGATGATCTTCCCGGTGCTGGCCTCGACCGGTATCGACCCGGCCTCCGGCCCCGGTCTCACCTTTATGACCATGCCAGCGGTATTTCAGCTGCTGCCCTTCGGTCAGGTGCTTGAGGTGATCTTCTTCGCCCTGCTGGTCTTTGCGGCGCTCTCCTCGGCCATCTCCCTGCTGGAGCATTTGCAGTGCTTCCTGTGCGAGACCCGGGGTTGGTCCCGCCGCACCGCCTGCAGCGCCATCACGGCGGTGGTGATGCTCAACGGCATTCCGGTCAGCCTGTCGTTTGGCCCGCTGCAACACGCCACCCTGTTTGGCAAAACCATCTTCGAGCTGCTGGACTTTGTCACCTCCAACCTGATGATGCCGCTGTTCGGCCTGATGCTGACGCTGCTGCTGGGCTGGAAGCTGGGACGCAAGGCGTTGCCGCAGGGGATTGCCAGCCACTGGCATCACCTGCTGATGAACTGCTGGCGCTGGATTGCCCCCTTGCTGATCGGCGGGATCTTGTTGCGTGGTCTGGTGTGACGATTACTCTTCACGGGTGGGCCGTTCGGCCCGCCCCTGTGCGTCGCTGACGGCATCCAGAGCTTGTTGCCAGCGGGTGATCTCGGCATCACATTCCTCCCTCTTGGAGACGACGATATAGAGGCCGGTCTGATGGAGCAGCACGCCACTACTGGCCACGCTGCGCCGGGATAACCCCATCTTGTCGATGGGTGGCATCCATCACCAGCTCCGCCATCGGCAAGGCATCGATCTTGTCCAGCATCAGCCGCGCATCATCGGCATTGCCCTGCACCACGCCCACTCGGGTAGGCCGCGTAGCTGCATCAACGAGCTCAGCGGG
It encodes the following:
- a CDS encoding DUF2799 domain-containing protein, with the protein product MSPKILLLTLPVLLAGCSALSEDECRTMSWYNLGYQDGSEGKPRQATRDYVSSCSEYGLKVDEAEWKRGYDKGLELYCIPELAYSKGKEGKDYLGVCPNDASFLKQYQRGYEEYKLAARLQEIGDELERTERDIDALERSIRNETNTEQRDYYRAKRNRAIRHYESLRYEYNRLRYPDRVIQFSFGG
- a CDS encoding MarR family transcriptional regulator, producing the protein MSELKKQVCFALYSASNAVMRAYRPLLDKLDLTYTQYLVMLSLWARDEVSLKEIGQETGLDAGTLTPIVKRLESKGWLTRTVSSEDERQKCIGLTEAGRQLQQEVKECCLADNLRNQVDLADAELAQLKQLCDRISAQLGR
- a CDS encoding Cof-type HAD-IIB family hydrolase: MSEYKAIALDMDGTLLTRDHQISSATRAALAQARAHGIKVLLVTGRHYMTARPFHHELALDTPLICSNGAYLYDPVQNRILSGDPLAVAPLSELLAAVEAQQMGALFHLSEGIGYIGCEEHVTRIRHWSANQPAHLKIAIYPVEELTGWLDNPVWKLELFNQDPARLHAFMGEVVEQMPFTRDWAAPYAVELVQPGCSKGNRLAQWAASEGIAMEQVVAFGDNNNDISMFEQVGLAVAMGNAAPQIQSHADKVTADHNEDGIALALQRWVLP
- a CDS encoding Lrp/AsnC family transcriptional regulator: MLKLDRIDRHILELMQENGRISNLELAELVGLSPSPCSRRVKALEDAGLIDTHVTLLNARQLGLTLTAYIHISMDRHTPERFENFDRAISELPEVLECDLITGNDADYQLKVVVRDMEHYQHFLLDKLTHIPGVTGVRSSFVLRRIKHKTALPLNHLG
- a CDS encoding isopenicillin N synthase family oxygenase, producing MKVLTVDYRSPDAAQRFTESLRTTGFGVLTHHPIPKELVQSIYDNWYRFFMSEQKLDFLFNRKTQDGYFPQSVSEVAKGHSQKDIKEYFHLYPWGQMPEELKEQAMEYYHLANGLAAELLGWVEQYTPSDISAHYSCPLSSMIEESQKTLLRVLHYPPFNGTEEPGAIRAAAHEDINLLTILPAANEPGLQVKGSDGEWMDVPCDFGTLIINIGDMLQEASRGYYPSTTHRVINPTGGSASKSRISLPLFLHPRPDVVLSERHTAHSYLMERLRELGVI
- a CDS encoding sodium-dependent transporter, with product MKQSQWSSRLGYILAAAGSAVGIGAIWKFPYVTAVNGGGAFLLVFLLFSFTLGVAVLMGETLLGSMSRRGVVGAFSDLLGKQWRWVGVMGVISTLLIYCFYSVVGGWTLGYTGMAISGQLNHGDAAALTARFNDYVSGDVWPILTHLLFAALTWMVVQGGIQKGVERTLRWMMPALFLMILMLVAFGLTLPNAMEGVRHFLMPDFSKLGMSGVLDAMGLAFFSLSIGLGIHTTYGAYLPTSEGVGRSSLWVVLLASMVAVLAGLMIFPVLASTGIDPASGPGLTFMTMPAVFQLLPFGQVLEVIFFALLVFAALSSAISLLEHLQCFLCETRGWSRRTACSAITAVVMLNGIPVSLSFGPLQHATLFGKTIFELLDFVTSNLMMPLFGLMLTLLLGWKLGRKALPQGIASHWHHLLMNCWRWIAPLLIGGILLRGLV